One window of the Amycolatopsis mediterranei genome contains the following:
- a CDS encoding dolichyl-phosphate-mannose--protein mannosyltransferase, which produces MTAVLTRPDDESVRPDPVEALRPPTDRELTLLGRGMPADRLRGWVVTLVLTVIGGIVRLQNLGVPTDKGSPVFDEKHYVPQAWQVLRNGGYEDNYGYELVVHPPLAKQLIAIGEWLFGYNGWGWRIMPALAGTLMVLLVVRVARRLTRSTLLGAIAGILVISDGVLHLQSRMGMLDIFIALFVLAAFACLLVDRDQVRGRLATAVREGWVNESVWGPKLGFRWWRFATGLMIGLTFGVKWSALYYIVAFGLLCVGFDVAARRAAGVERPWLGTIRRDVLPALWAILLIPFLMYFAAYWAWFASETATDRHYTEIKDIAPGVWGWVPPALRSLGDYTGNVLHFHETLVTPKDNPHPWESKPWTWPMGLRPMLYSYNGEVTGCGEARCISATMLIGTPAMWWLAIPMLGWAAWRSIFRADWRYAAVLVGYLGGYVFWFTNIDRQMYFFYATPLAAFLVLGLTLCLGQILGSARRGFERRGTGLLVVSLYVGLVVANFAWLWPILNGIAITNGQWEAERWLPSWR; this is translated from the coding sequence GTGACCGCCGTGCTGACCCGTCCCGACGACGAAAGCGTCCGGCCGGACCCGGTCGAGGCGCTCCGGCCGCCCACCGACCGCGAGCTGACCCTGCTCGGCCGAGGCATGCCGGCCGACCGGCTGCGCGGCTGGGTCGTCACCCTCGTGCTGACCGTGATCGGTGGCATCGTCCGGCTGCAGAACCTCGGCGTGCCGACCGACAAGGGCAGCCCCGTCTTCGACGAGAAGCACTACGTGCCGCAGGCGTGGCAGGTGCTGCGCAACGGCGGTTACGAGGACAACTACGGCTACGAGCTGGTCGTCCACCCGCCGCTGGCGAAGCAGCTGATCGCGATCGGCGAATGGCTGTTCGGCTACAACGGCTGGGGCTGGCGCATCATGCCCGCGCTGGCCGGCACGCTGATGGTGCTGCTGGTCGTCCGCGTCGCCCGCCGCCTGACGCGCTCGACGCTGCTCGGCGCCATCGCCGGCATCCTGGTGATCAGCGACGGCGTCCTGCACCTGCAGTCGCGCATGGGCATGCTCGACATCTTCATCGCGCTGTTCGTGCTCGCCGCGTTCGCCTGCCTGCTCGTCGACCGCGACCAGGTGCGCGGGCGGCTCGCCACGGCGGTCCGCGAAGGCTGGGTCAACGAATCCGTCTGGGGCCCCAAGCTCGGGTTCCGCTGGTGGCGGTTCGCGACCGGCCTGATGATCGGGCTCACCTTCGGCGTCAAGTGGTCGGCGCTGTACTACATCGTCGCGTTCGGGCTGCTCTGCGTCGGTTTCGACGTCGCGGCCCGGCGCGCGGCCGGCGTCGAACGGCCCTGGCTGGGCACGATCCGCCGGGACGTGCTGCCCGCGCTGTGGGCGATCCTGCTCATCCCGTTCCTGATGTACTTCGCCGCGTACTGGGCGTGGTTCGCCAGCGAGACCGCCACCGACCGGCACTACACCGAGATCAAGGACATCGCGCCGGGCGTCTGGGGGTGGGTGCCGCCGGCGCTGCGCTCGCTCGGCGACTACACGGGCAACGTCCTGCACTTCCACGAAACGCTGGTCACGCCCAAGGACAACCCGCACCCGTGGGAGTCGAAGCCGTGGACGTGGCCGATGGGGCTGCGCCCGATGCTCTACAGCTACAACGGCGAAGTCACCGGCTGCGGCGAGGCCCGCTGCATCAGCGCGACGATGCTGATCGGCACGCCGGCGATGTGGTGGCTGGCGATCCCGATGCTCGGCTGGGCGGCGTGGCGCTCGATCTTCCGCGCGGACTGGCGCTACGCGGCCGTGCTGGTCGGCTACCTCGGCGGGTACGTCTTCTGGTTCACCAACATCGACCGCCAGATGTACTTCTTCTACGCGACACCGCTGGCGGCGTTCCTGGTGCTGGGGCTGACGTTGTGCCTGGGCCAGATCCTCGGCAGCGCCCGGCGCGGCTTCGAGAGACGCGGCACGGGCCTGCTGGTGGTGTCGCTGTACGTCGGCCTGGTGGTGGCGAATTTCGCCTGGCTGTGGCCGATCCTGAACGGCATCGCGATCACGAACGGCCAGTGGGAGGCCGAGCGCTGGCTGCCGTCCTGGCGGTAG
- a CDS encoding propionyl-CoA synthetase encodes MGAYSEAYRRSLAEPDAFWLAAAESISWTRPPERALDASNPPFFRWFPDAELNTSYNALDRHVEAGRGSQAALIWDSPVTGRKRTYSYEELRDTVARFAGALSSLGVTKGDRVIVYLPMVPEAAIAMLACARIGAVHSVVFGGFAPKELAARIEDAKPKVVLAASCGIEPTRVVEYQPIIEAALGMTEHQPDHVVVLQREQAPAVLTGRDLDWRELAVSADPADPVPVAATDPLYILYTSGTTGKPKGVVRDTGGHAVALAYSMEAVYDVHAGDVWWTASDVGWVVGHSYIVYAPLLVGATTVMYEGKPVGTPDAGAFWRVIAEHGVQALFTAPTALRAVKKVDPDARELEKHELKQFRTLFMAGERLDPETYHWAHEKLGVPVVDHWWQTETGWPIAANPRGLEPMEVKAGSATKPVPGWDVRILDQAGEELPAGREGAITVKLPLPPGSLPTLWGDDERYREAYLSRYEGHYLTGDSGYFDEDGYLFVMGRTDDVINVAGHRLSTGSMEAVLASHPAVAECAVIGVADQLKGQLPRGLVVLKAGVDVPAEQLRDELVALVRRDIGPVAAFRDVSIVDALPKTRSGKILRKTMRAIADGRDEAVPSTIEDPSVLDAIRKALR; translated from the coding sequence ATGGGCGCGTACTCCGAAGCCTACCGGCGCAGCCTGGCCGAGCCGGACGCGTTCTGGCTGGCCGCGGCGGAGTCGATCAGCTGGACCAGGCCGCCGGAGCGGGCGCTGGACGCCTCGAACCCGCCCTTTTTCCGGTGGTTCCCGGACGCCGAGCTGAACACCTCGTACAACGCGCTGGACCGGCACGTCGAGGCCGGCCGCGGCAGCCAGGCCGCGCTGATCTGGGACTCTCCCGTGACCGGACGGAAACGCACTTACTCGTACGAGGAGCTGCGGGACACGGTCGCGCGCTTCGCCGGCGCGCTCAGCTCGCTGGGGGTCACGAAGGGTGACCGGGTGATCGTGTACCTGCCGATGGTGCCGGAGGCCGCGATCGCGATGCTGGCCTGCGCGCGGATCGGCGCCGTGCACTCGGTGGTCTTCGGCGGGTTCGCGCCGAAGGAGCTGGCCGCGCGGATCGAGGACGCGAAACCGAAGGTCGTCCTGGCGGCGTCCTGCGGCATCGAGCCGACGCGGGTGGTCGAGTACCAGCCGATCATCGAAGCCGCGCTGGGGATGACCGAGCACCAGCCCGACCACGTCGTCGTGCTGCAGCGCGAGCAGGCGCCTGCCGTGCTGACCGGGCGCGACCTCGACTGGCGCGAACTGGCGGTGAGCGCCGACCCGGCCGACCCGGTGCCGGTGGCGGCGACCGATCCGCTGTACATCCTCTACACGTCCGGGACGACCGGGAAGCCGAAGGGCGTCGTGCGCGACACCGGCGGCCACGCGGTCGCGCTCGCCTACTCGATGGAAGCCGTCTACGACGTCCACGCCGGTGACGTCTGGTGGACGGCGTCCGACGTCGGCTGGGTCGTCGGGCACTCCTACATCGTGTACGCGCCGCTGCTCGTCGGAGCGACGACGGTGATGTACGAGGGCAAGCCCGTCGGCACGCCCGACGCGGGCGCGTTCTGGCGGGTCATCGCCGAGCACGGCGTCCAGGCGCTGTTCACCGCGCCGACTGCGCTGCGGGCCGTCAAGAAGGTCGACCCGGACGCCCGTGAGCTGGAGAAGCACGAGCTGAAGCAGTTCCGGACGCTGTTCATGGCCGGCGAGCGGCTCGACCCGGAGACCTACCACTGGGCGCACGAGAAGCTCGGGGTGCCGGTCGTCGACCACTGGTGGCAGACCGAGACCGGCTGGCCGATCGCCGCCAACCCGCGCGGCCTGGAGCCGATGGAGGTCAAGGCGGGGTCGGCGACCAAGCCCGTCCCCGGCTGGGACGTCCGGATCCTCGACCAGGCGGGCGAAGAGCTGCCGGCCGGGCGCGAAGGCGCCATCACGGTCAAGCTGCCGCTGCCGCCCGGCTCGCTGCCGACGCTGTGGGGCGACGACGAGCGATACCGCGAGGCCTACCTCTCGCGCTACGAAGGCCATTACCTGACCGGCGACTCCGGCTACTTCGACGAAGACGGCTACCTGTTCGTCATGGGCCGGACCGACGACGTCATCAACGTCGCCGGGCACCGGCTGTCCACCGGGTCGATGGAGGCCGTGCTGGCTTCGCACCCGGCGGTCGCCGAGTGCGCGGTGATCGGCGTGGCCGACCAGCTCAAGGGCCAGCTGCCGCGCGGGCTCGTGGTGCTCAAGGCGGGGGTGGACGTCCCGGCGGAGCAGCTGCGGGACGAACTCGTGGCGCTGGTCCGGCGGGACATCGGCCCGGTCGCCGCGTTCCGCGATGTGTCCATTGTGGACGCCCTGCCGAAGACCCGGTCGGGGAAGATCCTGCGCAAGACGATGCGGGCGATCGCCGACGGCCGCGACGAGGCGGTGCCCTCGACGATCGAGGACCCGAGCGTCCTGGACGCGATCCGGAAAGCCCTTCGTTAA
- a CDS encoding AraC family transcriptional regulator: protein MLLGTVDLPAGTWFPWHEHPAHQLVWSARGVVAVKAGDAGWVLPPTRALWMPAGVRHRTGALGRAALRGIYADPARSPVAWPRPRLVVVRPLLRELLEYLTGDGVAPAARLRAEAVAFDLLEPLDVVPIVVPSPADPRALDVAAAVLANPADPRTLAEFGRDVGAAERTLARIFVRECRMPFGTWRTQARLRAALPLLAQATPLETVAHRVGYSSASAFVAAFRRAIGVTPGAYFAD from the coding sequence ATGCTGCTCGGCACGGTCGACCTGCCCGCCGGCACCTGGTTCCCGTGGCACGAGCACCCGGCGCACCAGCTGGTCTGGTCGGCCCGCGGCGTCGTCGCGGTCAAGGCGGGCGACGCCGGCTGGGTGCTGCCGCCGACGCGGGCCCTCTGGATGCCCGCCGGCGTCCGGCACCGCACCGGCGCGCTCGGGCGGGCGGCGCTGCGCGGCATCTACGCCGACCCGGCGCGGTCGCCGGTGGCGTGGCCGCGGCCGCGGCTGGTCGTCGTCCGGCCGCTGCTGCGGGAGCTGCTGGAGTACCTGACCGGCGACGGCGTCGCCCCCGCGGCCCGGCTGCGGGCCGAAGCCGTGGCCTTCGACCTGCTGGAGCCCCTGGACGTGGTGCCGATCGTGGTGCCGTCACCGGCGGACCCGCGTGCGCTCGACGTGGCGGCGGCCGTGCTCGCGAACCCGGCCGACCCGCGGACCCTCGCCGAGTTCGGCCGCGACGTCGGGGCCGCGGAACGGACGCTGGCGCGGATCTTCGTCCGCGAGTGCCGGATGCCGTTCGGGACGTGGCGCACCCAGGCGCGGCTGCGGGCGGCGCTGCCGCTGCTGGCCCAGGCCACCCCGCTGGAGACGGTGGCGCACCGCGTCGGGTACAGCTCGGCGAGCGCGTTCGTCGCCGCCTTCCGGCGGGCGATCGGGGTCACGCCGGGCGCCTACTTCGCGGACTGA
- a CDS encoding class I SAM-dependent methyltransferase, with translation MPMNLIHRRICSSEKWAATVEERLTPWLEKRDLGDDVLEIGPGFGATTAVLLKAVPKLTVLEIDHASSELLRAKYGDRAAVVEGSGAQMPFEANRFSAVVCFTMLHHVPTKELQDAIFAEAARVLRPGGTYCGSDGQLNLRFRLLHIGDTMNVVDPATFPARLGKAGFAQVDVQVEPKQLVIFSAAKPG, from the coding sequence ATGCCGATGAACCTCATCCACCGCAGGATCTGCAGCTCGGAGAAGTGGGCCGCGACGGTCGAAGAGCGACTGACGCCCTGGCTGGAGAAACGCGACCTCGGCGACGACGTCCTCGAGATCGGCCCCGGCTTCGGCGCCACCACGGCCGTGCTGCTCAAGGCGGTCCCGAAGCTGACCGTCCTGGAGATCGACCACGCGTCGAGCGAGCTGCTGCGGGCGAAGTACGGCGACCGCGCGGCGGTCGTCGAGGGCAGCGGCGCGCAAATGCCGTTCGAGGCGAACAGGTTCTCGGCCGTCGTGTGCTTCACGATGCTGCACCACGTCCCGACGAAGGAGCTTCAGGACGCGATCTTCGCCGAGGCCGCGCGGGTCCTGCGCCCGGGCGGCACGTACTGCGGCAGCGACGGCCAGCTCAACCTCAGGTTCCGCCTGCTGCACATCGGCGACACGATGAACGTCGTCGACCCGGCGACGTTCCCCGCGCGACTCGGGAAGGCCGGGTTCGCGCAGGTCGACGTCCAGGTGGAACCGAAGCAGCTGGTGATCTTCTCGGCCGCGAAACCCGGCTAG
- a CDS encoding serine/threonine-protein kinase, giving the protein MNGLASALLSLAHSLFGPGFCPGEWVWATSAAGALVALLPPIGAVAVSIIRKGTGNRYDATTLGVFGGIGLVSALVLPWLLSNGVSGVYRAAFGGDKTGLSRAELASLGRDGGCWVGNQTKYLGGGQTVYDVLFSKNGSDLPFFVYLLAFAVLGAGSLFFVMLQGRTAFRRGPKWPSRFFWIPFAAMLVFSVGMEANTALHFLLGFLPFSVLGLIPVAMVGPPPWSVINRSDRPDTPPRREPEPQGPPPSQVQPRPTPPPPPPLPVNRPYPKTALASAMEPPSPPLGALAAAPGPIPPPPGSRSAGGSRYRRVKQLGAGGFGTVWQAVDTQLNRTVALKIAHAPDRDTAERMQREARALAVVSHPNCVKVYDLAEEPDGLALVMEYLEGRPLAELVDGQGPLDDVAAGRLWATMAGALAAAHEKGVLHRDIKPSNIVLDRSGLAHLIDFGIARSQGDSKMTATGMMIGTPDFVAPEQAMGATASPASDAWQLAATISYALSGQPPRGTRETPMAALMAAARAEPVSRLPQRSAHARLLAASLDPEPRRRPTLNAVRREVEGWLSRAGKSADGPVTRVVPRQPGTGLPRR; this is encoded by the coding sequence GTGAACGGACTCGCGAGCGCGTTGCTCTCGCTAGCCCATTCCTTGTTCGGCCCGGGTTTCTGCCCCGGCGAATGGGTCTGGGCCACGAGTGCGGCCGGCGCGCTCGTCGCGCTGCTGCCGCCGATCGGCGCGGTCGCCGTGTCGATCATCCGGAAGGGCACCGGCAACCGCTACGACGCGACGACGCTGGGTGTCTTCGGAGGGATCGGCCTGGTCAGCGCGCTGGTGCTGCCGTGGCTGCTGTCGAACGGCGTGTCGGGGGTCTACCGGGCGGCGTTCGGCGGCGACAAGACCGGCCTGAGCCGGGCGGAACTGGCCTCGCTCGGCCGCGACGGCGGCTGCTGGGTGGGCAACCAGACGAAGTACCTCGGCGGCGGCCAGACCGTCTACGACGTGCTGTTCTCGAAGAACGGCAGTGACCTCCCGTTCTTCGTCTACCTGCTGGCCTTCGCCGTGCTGGGCGCCGGTTCGCTGTTCTTCGTCATGCTGCAGGGCCGCACGGCCTTCCGCCGCGGGCCGAAGTGGCCGTCGCGGTTCTTCTGGATCCCGTTCGCCGCGATGCTCGTGTTCAGCGTCGGCATGGAGGCGAACACCGCGCTGCACTTCTTGCTGGGCTTCCTGCCGTTCAGCGTGCTGGGCCTGATCCCGGTCGCGATGGTCGGCCCGCCGCCGTGGTCGGTGATCAACCGGTCGGACCGGCCGGACACGCCGCCGCGCCGCGAGCCGGAGCCGCAGGGGCCGCCGCCGTCGCAGGTCCAGCCGCGGCCCACCCCGCCGCCTCCGCCGCCGCTGCCGGTCAACCGGCCGTACCCGAAGACGGCGCTGGCGTCCGCGATGGAGCCGCCGTCCCCGCCGCTCGGCGCGCTGGCCGCGGCCCCCGGCCCGATCCCGCCGCCGCCCGGCTCCCGCAGCGCCGGCGGCAGCCGCTACCGCCGCGTCAAGCAGCTCGGCGCGGGTGGGTTCGGCACGGTCTGGCAGGCCGTCGACACCCAGCTGAACCGCACGGTCGCGCTGAAGATCGCGCACGCGCCGGACCGCGACACGGCCGAGCGCATGCAGCGCGAGGCCCGCGCGCTGGCCGTGGTCAGCCACCCGAACTGCGTCAAGGTGTACGACCTGGCCGAGGAGCCGGACGGCCTCGCGCTGGTGATGGAGTACCTCGAAGGCCGTCCGCTGGCCGAGCTGGTCGACGGCCAGGGCCCGCTCGACGACGTCGCGGCCGGCCGCCTGTGGGCGACGATGGCGGGGGCACTGGCGGCCGCGCACGAGAAGGGCGTCCTGCACCGCGACATCAAGCCGTCGAACATCGTCCTCGACCGCAGCGGCCTGGCCCACCTGATCGACTTCGGCATCGCCCGCAGCCAGGGCGATTCCAAGATGACGGCCACCGGGATGATGATCGGCACGCCCGACTTCGTCGCCCCGGAGCAGGCCATGGGGGCGACGGCGTCCCCGGCGTCCGACGCGTGGCAGCTGGCGGCGACGATCAGCTACGCGCTGTCGGGCCAGCCGCCGCGCGGAACGCGGGAGACACCGATGGCGGCCCTGATGGCGGCGGCCCGGGCCGAGCCGGTGTCGCGGCTGCCCCAGCGGAGCGCGCACGCGCGGCTGCTGGCGGCGTCGCTGGACCCGGAGCCGCGCCGCCGCCCGACGCTGAACGCGGTGCGGCGCGAGGTCGAGGGCTGGCTGTCGCGGGCGGGCAAGTCCGCGGACGGCCCGGTGACGCGGGTGGTGCCGCGGCAGCCGGGGACCGGGCTGCCCCGCCGCTAG